The sequence GAGCTTGGATATTAGTGTAGAAGATGAGCAAGAGGAGTCTGAATCAAATACTAGTTTACTTGATAAATATCTGAATAATCAAAATACTCAAGAAAATGAAATTCATATATCACAAAAACCAAAATCAAGTGGTTTAGGGCAGGCTATTTGTCAGATTCACGGTATATATATTCTCTCGCAAGTAGATGAAGGTGTAGTACTTGTAGATATGCATGCTGCACATGAGAGAATTCTCTATGAAGAGATGAAAAAAACTTGGCATGCAGATGCTGATAAATTTAAGCAGAACCTTTTAGTTCCTCTAACTTGTCAGCTATCAAGTAGTATAGTTGCAACTATTGATGAAAATATTGAAGTTTTTGAAAAGCTAGGGTTTGAAATATCAGTAGTAGCTGATGATGCTATACTTGTGCGAGCAGTGCCAATCTATGTTAAAAACAAAGATATTCAAGAGTTAATATCAAATGTAGCTACAGAGTTGGTATCTTCTGGTAAGACAAAAAGTGTTGATTTTTACCTAAATCATATCTTGGCTACAGTATCTTGTCATGCTGCTGTACGAGCTAATGATAAGTTAAGTATTCCAGAGATGAATCATCTATTAAGACAAATGGAAACTGTGGAAAACTCAGGCCAATGTAATCATGGTCGACCAACCTGGGTGAAGCTAAGTTTTGCACAGTTAGATAATTTCTTTTTAAGAGGGCGATAGCCTTAAATATATTTGTAAAACGTCATGCTGAATTTATTTCAGCATCTCACAATAAGTAGTAGTTCAAATGAGATCCTGAAACAAGTTCAGGATGACAGAATGTAATATTGAATATTATTCTATCTTCTTTTTTCGCTACTTACTGCGTAAAGTTTTAGCGACACACTTTTTTCATGGCAGCCCTTCGACTTTGCTCAGGAACCGGTATGCAAGACTGCTTAGCACTACGCTATCGTAGTTTAAAATAAATGGAAAATAAAAAACTCACTTTATTTAAACAGTTTTATTTTCTAATCATTTGCTTTTGAAACTACTTGTCGCTGATGTGCAAAAGCCATAAAGTAAGAATGTAGTTTTATTGATATGAGAATCATAAATACTTATTATTTAGTATACTAATAAGTGTTAAATTTGTAGGATCTATTTTGAAAAAAATTATATCAACGATTTTGGGCTTTATTCTGTTTGGGGTAGTAGGTTGGGGATGCTACTTGATTATTTCACTTGTATGGAATCAATTTAAGCTTTTGGATCCTAAAGTTTCAATTAGTTTATTAACTGCAGCTACAACAGTGATAGCTGCAACTGTAACAGTTGTTTTAGGAAAGTATTTTGAACGAAAGAAAGATATTGAAGCACACTATAGAGAAAAGAAAACTCAAATATACGATGAGTTTTTATGTAAACTTCTCAAACTTTTCCATAGTACTTCAGAAAATAATAAAGAAATAGATGACCTCGTTAGTTTCCTTCAGGAATGGCAGAGAAAGATAATTCTTTGGGGAGGACAAGATGTCTTATTAAATTATATTAACTGGTTGGAGCGTTTAAGGGAAGGTAAAAATGATGCAAAAGTTATGTTTATGATGGAAGAGCTTTTTTTAGAAATTAGAAGGGATCTTGGACATAAAAATAATAAGTTAGTCAAAGGTACATTTACTCGCTTGATTTTAAAAAATCCAAAAATCTTTTTGAGCATGGCTGAAAATAATCCAGATGTAACATTGCAAGAAGTAGCTGAGGCAGAGAAAAATTTAGTAAACTTACAATAAAAAAATTAGGGTTGTCCTAGATAATCGAAATTATAAACCTAATCTATCCAATATATGGATAGTCACAGCTAGCATTTGCTGATCTATATCTTGCTTATAAATAATCTTAATGTAGAATCTCCTTAGATTATTTATGTCTGCATTTTCAGTGATTAATTTAGTCGTATGACTTTTTAAAAATCTTATTTTAGATAGGTATTGGTATGCTTAATTATTTTAAAGCAAGAAGTAGATTATTTAGCAATAGCTCTTTTAGTTATGCTTGTATTATGAGTATTTGTAATGCTGTCGTTGTAGGTATGGCTTATATATCTATTAGCTGGCATTTATTAACTTTAAAGAACAATATTGAAGTTATAATCTTATTTATATTTTCATGGTGGATATTCGGAGTTATATTATCTCCAATTACAGGGTATTTTGCTGATCTTGTACCTAGGCGAGTAATTATAGTTACGGTTAATTTATTAAGGGTAATATTACTTCTTGTATTTATATTTCTAGCTAGTTTAGATACTGTCGGGAAGGTATATTTATTTTCATGTTTGTGGGGAGTTTCAGTAGCTTTTTTTATGCCCGCTATGATGATAATGTCGCGCGAGCTTTTCCCTAGTGATGAAGTTCTTCTTTATGCAAATAGTACTATGGATGGACTATTTGAGTTTGGGATGGTAATAGGCATGTCATTAGGTGGGATGCTTATAGTATATTTTGATATGCACCAAATTATGATTATCATGCTAGCTGGATGTATTCTTGCAACATTGTGTAGTTTTATGATTATACCTAAGAGAAAGGTAAAGAAGAGTGAAGGTAGTTTCTTAGATAATTGGAAAGAAGTTTTTAGTTATCTAAATCAAAATAAACCACTTTATTGGTGCTATTTTGCTCAAGTTGGTATTACATGTATATATATGATTGCGCCAATCTTTATATCGCCATATGCTAAAAATATTCTTCAAGCATCATCATTAGAGTTTGGTTTGATAGAAGTGGCATTTTCGGTAGGCTTTATTGTTGGAAGTATACTTTTGCCATATATGATAGAGGGGGTATCACCAAGATTGACATTAATTCTTTCTATGTCTTTCTCAGCATTGATGTATATATGCTTAGCTTTAAATCATAGTGTGAATTTTGCAATTTTATATTACTTTGTCGCAGGTATATTTATCTCATCATGGGTGATAGCAGTCACAATAGCTCAGAAAAATACACCT is a genomic window of Francisella sp. LA112445 containing:
- a CDS encoding MFS transporter produces the protein MLNYFKARSRLFSNSSFSYACIMSICNAVVVGMAYISISWHLLTLKNNIEVIILFIFSWWIFGVILSPITGYFADLVPRRVIIVTVNLLRVILLLVFIFLASLDTVGKVYLFSCLWGVSVAFFMPAMMIMSRELFPSDEVLLYANSTMDGLFEFGMVIGMSLGGMLIVYFDMHQIMIIMLAGCILATLCSFMIIPKRKVKKSEGSFLDNWKEVFSYLNQNKPLYWCYFAQVGITCIYMIAPIFISPYAKNILQASSLEFGLIEVAFSVGFIVGSILLPYMIEGVSPRLTLILSMSFSALMYICLALNHSVNFAILYYFVAGIFISSWVIAVTIAQKNTPINLQGKIQGVSYGLSGLVVMFIYTIFFVINYIDPLPSNEWFYILAILALCTLWPIFKGLKSFK